One segment of Tetrapisispora phaffii CBS 4417 chromosome 1, complete genome DNA contains the following:
- the PDX1 gene encoding Pdx1p (similar to Saccharomyces cerevisiae PDX1 (YGR193C); ancestral locus Anc_5.153), with translation MLRASASRSVLLRSILIKNQFHSSARASAVQPFLMPAMSPTMEKGGIVEWAVKVGEPFSAGDLLLNVETDKSQIDVEALDDGKIVKILENDGAKDVAVGKTIAFIADVNDDMNTIVIPDVNGTTTKSPDTEPVTTPKVVKAVNGSTQTFKSTDGPKLKADNNQTMYPSVLLELEMNGISKKEAIKNIEPTGRNGRILKGDVLSYLGKIPKDSAQKIASYIKDFEKLDLKNIEIKTLEPSEDEKPSSTADTVKGEQPIKEDIILSENIVFHVKQNVDYEQLRKSLRSYIDSAYHKAHRESSSNIYSELYDDAFESLLTQDESKARFKVNFELIKVETEQAYAQPHSNDIFDLLSNNSHKTVDLEANDNRNTAPTESEYLVSLSVKLEDQYSDALDKAELFMSLMRQLQF, from the coding sequence ATGTTACGTGCTTCAGCTTCAAGAAGTGTTCTACTCAGGTCAATCTTGATCAAGAATCAATTCCACAGTTCCGCAAGGGCCTCTGCTGTCCAGCCTTTCTTAATGCCAGCCATGTCTCCAACTATGGAAAAAGGTGGGATTGTAGAGTGGGCTGTGAAAGTTGGCGAACCATTTTCAGCAGgtgatttattattaaacgTGGAGACTGATAAGTCTCAAATTGATGTCGAAGCTCTTGATGACGGGAAAATTGTGAAGATTTTAGAGAATGACGGTGCCAAAGACGTTGCTGTGGGGAAGACTATCGCTTTCATTGCCGATGTTAATGATGATATGAACACCATTGTAATTCCTGATGTAAATGGAACTACTACTAAATCACCGGACACAGAACCAGTAACAACCCCTAAAGTAGTCAAAGCTGTAAATGGAAGCACACAAACATTTAAAAGCACAGATGGACCAAAATTGAAAGCGGATAACAATCAGACAATGTATCCTTCTGTTTTGTTAGAATTAGAGATGAATGGTATCTCGAAAAAGGAAGCAATTAAGAATATCGAACCAACTGGTCGTAATGGAAGAATTTTGAAAGGTGACGTATTATCTTATCTTGGTAAGATTCCAAAGGACTCTGCACAGAAGATCGCAtcatatattaaagattttgaGAAACtagatttaaaaaatattgaaataaagaCATTGGAACCATCTGAAGACGAAAAACCTAGCTCCACGGCTGACACTGTGAAGGGCGAACAACCAATTAAAGAggatattattttatcagAAAACATCGTTTTCCATGTGAAGCAAAATGTCGATTATGAACAGCTTAGAAAATCGTTACGCTCCTATATTGATTCAGCCTATCATAAAGCACATCGTGAATCATCATCTAACATATATTCTGAATTGTACGATGATGCATTTGAAAGTCTACTTACCCAAGACGAGTCAAAGGCTAGATTTAAagtaaattttgaattaatcaAAGTTGAAACTGAACAAGCATATGCTCAACCACATTccaatgatatttttgacTTATTGTCAAACAACAGCCATAAAACAGTAGATTTAGAGGCTAATGACAATAGAAATACCGCTCCTACGGAAAGTGAATATTTGGTTTCCTTGAGTGTTAAATTAGAAGATCAATATTCTGATGCATTGGACAAAGCTGAACTGTTTATGAGTTTAATGAGACAATTGCAATTCTAA
- the MET3 gene encoding sulfate adenylyltransferase (similar to Saccharomyces cerevisiae MET3 (YJR010W); ancestral locus Anc_5.154), with protein MSVPHGGVLQDLIERDQPKKQALLQEYNGAEASKVWNLTERQLCDIELILNGGFSPLTGFLNETDYKSVVVKSRLANGLLWTIPITLDVRPAFAEGLANGDRIFLVQDNVFLIAVLTVESIYRPDKKLEADKVFRGDPEHPAVVYLNNIAGDYYIGGSLEAVSLPVHYDYLELRKTPRQLRSEFNSCSWDRVVAFQTRNPMHRAHRELTVRAARSVNAKILIHPVVGLTKPGDIDHHTRVRVYKEIIKKYPSGVATLSLLPLAMRMGGDREAVWHAIIRKNYGATHFIVGRDHAGPGSNSKGKDFYGPYDAQELVESYKNELDIEVVPFRMVTYLPDENRYAPIDEIDTTTTRTLNISGTELRKRLKNGDAIPEWFSYPEVVKILRESNPPRPKQGFAIVLAKNLNVDREQLAIALLSTFLQFSGGRFYKIISHENKAELLDLIGSFVQSGSGLIIPDEWSKENSKYVKPMNLFRVGPNSIQDSVLVNNDTDKLHHVVQKIVLFLEDNGFILF; from the coding sequence ATGAGTGTCCCTCACGGTGGTGTGTTACAAGATCTTATTGAAAGAGATCAGCCAAAGAAACAGGCATTGCTCCAAGAGTACAATGGTGCCGAGGCGTCCAAAGTTTGGAATCTTACTGAAAGACAACTTTGTGACATCGAGTTGATCTTGAACGGTGGGTTCTCCCCATTGACAGGTTTCTTAAACGAAACAGACTACAAATCAGTGGTTGTTAAGTCGCGTCTAGCCAATGGCCTGCTATGGACCATTCCTATCACGCTGGACGTCCGCCCAGCCTTCGCTGAGGGTCTCGCAAATGGTGACAGAATCTTCCTAGTCCAAGATAATGTCTTTTTAATTGCAGTGTTGACAGTCGAGTCCATTTATAGACCAGATAAGAAACTGGAAGCTGACAAAGTCTTTAGAGGAGATCCAGAACATCCAGCGGTCGTCtacttaaataatattgcaGGCGACTATTATATAGGTGGTTCCTTAGAGGCCGTCTCACTGCCGGTTCATTACGACTACCTGGAATTGAGGAAGACGCCGAGACAGCTTAGATCGGAATTCAATTCTTGTTCCTGGGATAGGGTAGTTGCTTTCCAAACTAGAAATCCGATGCACAGAGCTCATAGAGAATTGACTGTAAGAGCAGCAAGAAGTGTCAACgcaaaaatattgattcaTCCTGTCGTCGGTCTAACGAAACCGGGTGATATTGATCATCATACTCGTGTCAGAGTCTacaaagaaattattaaaaaatatccaAGCGGTGTGGCAACTCTTTCTCTACTTCCATTAGCAATGAGAATGGGTGGTGACAGGGAAGCTGTTTGGCATGCGATcattagaaaaaattatggCGCTACTCATTTCATTGTCGGTAGAGATCATGCAGGACCAGGCTCGAATTCAAAGGGTAAAGATTTCTACGGTCCTTACGACGCTCAAGAACTGGTTGAATCTTATAAAAATGAACTCGATATCGAAGTTGTTCCTTTCAGAATGGTCACGTATTTACCAGATGAAAACAGATATGCTCCTATTGATGAAATCGATACTACCACTACAAGAACTTTGAATATATCAGGAACAGAACTAAGAAAACGTTTAAAAAATGGTGACGCTATCCCAGAATGGTTTTCTTATCCAGAAGTcgttaaaatattaaggGAATCAAATCCACCGAGACCAAAACAAGGTTTTGCAATTGTGCTGGCAAAAAATTTGAACGTAGACAGAGAACAGTTGGCTATTGCTTTATTGTCAACATTCTTACAGTTTTCAGGTGGTagattttataaaataattagtCATGAGAATAAAGCTGAATTGTTGGATTTAATTGGTTCTTTCGTGCAATCAGGCTCAGGTCTAATCATACCAGATGAATGGTCGAAGGAAAACAGCAAGTACGTCAAACCAATGAATCTCTTTAGAGTAGGCCCCAACTCGATTCAGGATTCAGTTTTAGTAAACAATGACACAGATAAGTTACATCATGTTGTTCAAAAAATCGTCTTGTTTTTAGAAGATAATggatttattttattttaa
- the TPHA0A04750 gene encoding uncharacterized protein (ancestral locus Anc_5.149) has protein sequence MKGTSSNAIVAPPKRLLDDETYSRLMGFVAGMCSGVAKNSVGHPFDTVKVRLQTSQGTGRFHGPLDCVLKTVRQQGIRGLYLGFTPPLFGWIIMDSVLLGSLHNYRMLLSKYVYNDHKSLPLSGCIISGVMSGWTVSFIAAPVELAKAKLQVQYDATTSKYKGPIDVIKKVYATNGIRGLYKGLISTLIFRTHFVYWWGSYELLTRWFKKNTKLSDPAINFWAGGLSASLGFWTTAYPSDVIKQVVLCNDKYDGTFKSWRAAATDIYRSRGLKGFFRGFLPSFLRSFPTNAAALAAFEFVLRTSGAKKA, from the coding sequence ATGAAAGGTACTAGTTCAAATGCAATTGTGGCTCCACCTAAGAGGCTATTAGATGATGAGACTTATTCGAGACTTATGGGTTTTGTTGCAGGGATGTGTTCTGGAGTTGCGAAGAACTCAGTTGGTCATCCCTTTGATACTGTCAAGGTTAGATTACAAACCTCTCAAGGCACTGGGCGATTCCATGGTCCATTGGATTGTGTCTTGAAAACAGTAAGACAACAAGGTATAAGGGGGTTGTATTTAGGGTTCACACCACCATTGTTCGGTTGGATTATTATGGATTCCGTTCTATTAGGAAGCTTGCATAATTATAGAATGTTATTAAGTAAATATGTTTACAACGATCATAAATCACTGCCATTATCAGGTTGCATTATAAGTGGGGTTATGTCCGGATGGACTGTTAGTTTTATTGCTGCTCCTGTTGAATTAGCAAAGGCAAAATTGCAAGTTCAATACGATGCCACTACGAGCAAGTATAAAGGACCAATTgatgttattaaaaaagtGTATGCGACAAATGGGATCAGGGGATTATATAAAGGTTTGATTAGTACATTAATATTCAGAACTCATTTTGTTTACTGGTGGGGTTCATATGAACTATTAACAAGATggtttaaaaaaaatactaaATTAAGTGATCCAGCAATCAATTTTTGGGCTGGTGGTCTAAGTGCATCTTTAGGTTTTTGGACAACGGCATATCCAAGTGATGTTATAAAGCAAGTGGTATTATGTAATGATAAATATGATGGCACATTTAAATCGTGGAGAGCAGCTGCAACTGATATCTACAGAAGCAGAGGCTTAAAGGGGTTCTTTAGAGGATTTTTACCTAGCTTTTTAAGATCTTTCCCAACAAATGCTGCAGCTTTAGCGGCATTTGAATTCGTTTTACGTACTAGTGGTGCAAAGAAGGCATAA